The Aquila chrysaetos chrysaetos chromosome 17, bAquChr1.4, whole genome shotgun sequence region CTTGCGCGGGTTCTTATCTTCTGGTTTTTCACTTCTGCAGAAAGTGAGCCGGCAGCGCCCCGGCGCTGGGGGCGGCCGCCGTCAGGGCCTGCGCCTGTGGCCCTGCGGGGCTGCTGTTGGGGCAGCTCTTGAGCGTAATCAGAATGAGCCGGTGCTAACGGCAGTCGGCGCACGTTTCTGCTGGCACCTCCACCATCGCTGGCCCAGAGCGTCCCTCTCGCTGCTTCTCCATCAAGATCTCAGAAGCCCGGTCAGCGATGAGTACTCCACGAGCTACCCCCGCCCCCCGCGTTACCTATAGACAGATACTGTGCTGATCTCCTCCCCGTACAGaatcttttatttccaaagtcAAGTACTCACAAGTTGGGACTGGCACGATACCTCTTTCACCTATGCATTACAACTTGGGTTTTCCAAAGAGAACTGCGTGtaggggggtttttttaaccagaaCCCTGCCTTCAGCGTTCACCATACTCCACATCTCACTTTATTCTTACTGTGTATTCCAGCCTTGGTCCTGGTGCACTATTTCAGTCTCAGAAAAAGTTAAGTTCCTCCCCCCGTTCACCATGAGGCTTGCAAGATCAGCTTCAGACAGGCAAATACATTTATCTGCATCGCTTCCCTGCCAGACTGAAGAGGCGTCACCCACATTTTACATACGGGAAACAAATGGCTCCAATGCGAATAGCTAATTTTGACAAAAGTTATACGTAAGAGCAAACTGATCTTACAAAACACTGAATGAATTTACCAATTGTTATTGTGTTGTTGCAATGTCTTCTTATATTTTGCAGGGGGTTCCTGACATGGATGCTTGATACATTTATGACTGTAAAAGCATGTGGAGCGCAGATGTTTCCTTAGCAGTATCGAGAAATTATATTTCTACATACtcctgccatttttttcttttattatttggtTGTGTCTCTCTTCTGATGAGCTGTACCAGATTTGTTTGAGGAAATGTATCTGTATGTATATTGTATTCCTAACAGGAGAATCAGAAGCAACATACCCGATTTCCAAGATAAGCAGCGATTTAGCCAGGAGTACTAGAGGGAAAAAACTCCATGCTAGAAAGCACCTAATCCATgcaaaagctttgttttgagAACCAGTCTTTTGCTGATGTCCTTCTAGACCGTTCAAGGTTGTTTTGGCTTTGTGTTAATATGTTTGGGGTCGTGGAGGGCTCTGGAAGGCGCTGCTGGGAAGGATGCGGGTTTTCCTAACAGAGTAAAAAGCTAAAAATCCCAAATAACCTGTGAGGgggcattttttcattttatctgttcTGCAAGATACcctttttgaaacagaattttacGCTTTTCTCAGTCACTGCCTCCGGTTTGGGGACCTCTGACACACTGGGCCACGCTGGGACTTGTGTACCCCACATCAATCCTTGTGTACCCCACATCAATCCTTATTCTTCTTGGTCATCTGGAAGCATTTATCACTTCCTCGAGAGAAGACTTCAGCCCCTTGTACAATATATTGCACTGCTTTATGAGAAACGGAGAGAGCAGCTAGCCTAACCAAGGATAATAGCAGCCTTTCTTCTAGACTTTGCCCAGAAAATGATCTACCCTCCTCTTTCCTCTATTTATTGAGAAAATTGATTTGATGGAGGACCTCATAGTTTTGTAAGTAAGcctagatatttttttttttaaatacagatagtccatttctttaaagaaatggttaagaaaaaaagctggctTATTAGCATGCAGTTTTTTTCCACCACACTTAGTAAGTAAATTAGGAAAATGAGTAGTAAATTAGCGTACTGCGCAAATTGTGAGAAGAATACTAGGCACTGCTGGCTAAGGGAAGACACATGTGGGGACGAAGAGGCTAAAAAGCATCTAAACAATACGTGTGGATATTCAGCCAGAATTCGAACCGGTGACTGCTTCACAACCCCCGCGTTTCCTTCAGTCCATTTTCGAAGACAAACGGCTGTTCGGGTGGTTTGTGTGGCGCTGCCGACGACATAAGTCCCCACTGCAGGCTGCCTTTCTTCCGCCCGGAGCCCTAAGCCCCGCCATCATAAGGACGGGCTAACTCAGCCCGGGCCCCATCTTTCTTCCCCAAGTGAGCGCCCCGCCCACCGCGCCGGCCGCGCACGCGCACTGCCGCCCCCACCCCCAAGGACTACAACTCCCGGAGGCGCCGGCGCGGAGCTCCTGTCGCCCGTGTCGCGAGCGCTGATTGGTAGAGGCGGTCGGCGCCGCCTGGAAGGCTGCCCGTGATTGGAGgaggaggcgggcggcgggtTGCCTCGCCGTTTGAGTTGTGGAGGGCCAGCGGCGGCGGTTGTTTTGCCGTTGGGGGCCTCTGGCGGTAGAGGCTcgtgaggcggcggcggcggcgggtggtGCCGGCTTCCACCCGCGCTGCCTCGGGAGCTTGTCCCTGGGTTGTTCGGCAGGGGGTCCCCCAGGGCCCCTGCGGCCGTTCCCAGCGGGGCCTACGACGCGCCTTAGCTTGCGTTTCCGCCGGGCACCCCCACCTCCGCCAGCTTCCCGGGGTACCCGGCGCCGCAGGCGGCCCGGCTGACCCCCGGCTCGAAGCTTCTGTCCCCTACCCGCCGTCAGCCCGGCCCTTCCTCAGGGGCGCCATGAGCGCGACGGACTGCTCTCCGGGGAGCTCCCCTCGCTCCAGAAGGTAGTGTGGGGGCTGCCTCCACAGTCACCCCGCGCCGAAACTGCTCTGGGGGCTCTGGCCCCGCAGCTCTTCCCGTTCTGTCCGGTAGCCAGGCTTAACGGAAGGCACCGTTTTGTCCGCTCTTGTACCTGCTGTGCTTCCCTGTCCTTAGGCCTTTCCGTTTCTACTGTTCCTTAGTTCAGTAGTAAACTATTCACCTTGTGCCTATGTTACCTGTTTTCTTCTCgtactgttatttatttttccaagtgtGTTGTTTAAGGCATTTCTGGGCACAGCTGGAGGGAGAGTTCCTATGTTAATTGATCGTGTTATTGTGCATTTAATACTTTCCTACAGTGCCAGGAGTTAAGGAGCTTGGCGTGTTTTCATGGATGTAGCACATTGGGGTTCTGATCTAAGCAGCTTTGGTGAGCTGGTCCTTAAAGGTCACCGCTGCCTCAGTGTCACCTGACAGATCATTTTATGATCAAAGTTCTGGCACTGGCTCCAGAATCAGATTCTGGACTGTGTTTTTGTTAAGCAGATCTTTAGTAAAGAGGCTTCTTAGCTGTAATTCTGTTACTCATGCTatcgttaaaaaaaaaagtgtttgtcaGATCaacataaataacaaaaagaacaCTTCCCAAGGAATTTTGAACTCTGTGTGCAGCTCTATTTGCAAATTTGGTGCTTGTTTGAGCAGATTAACTCTTTGAATGCAGTAAacattgtttaaaagaaaaatcagatatgTAATTACACATACTTATTCTTGGTTTGACTTATGTAATATTGACATGCTTTCCATCTAGTACCTCAACATAAGATTCAAGAACTTGGAAGCTTCTATTTCACTATCAAGGGTGAACAAGTGATGTGGATAAGACCATCAAGTAcaccagaaaggaaagcatgtAGATTCCTAGACCTACACCTTAAATTCTGGCGGCTGGTGCATCAGCTAACCTGAATTATTGTGTTTATTCGACAgtctttcttctgaaagtgtttttctctctggatATCAGATAGTGATTCCATCACAGATTATGTCTTCCTGTTTATCTCACAGTGGCTGCTGCTTCTAATTGCACAACAATGGACTTTTTGTcccctttgttttctccttttctttcctcctcttcctttcatgTTCACTCTCCCCAAATAACCTATGAGACTCTCCTTCAGTAacgtttttctttctcccttttccatcAGTTGGCCCCATCTCCACAGTATATAGTAAGCCTGCAAGCTGTTCTATATCAAAGCTTTTGGTTCTCCATAATGCTGTGATCTCCTGTTAATACCCGGAGCACAGACAAGCTAATCTGTGTTTGAAATTGAATCTGAGTTAAaattgaaaatctttttttaactattttagaaaggttttttcattttattgtctGAATCTTACATGTCATTAGAAACTGTTTCTGTCCAGGCTTGCAACCCCCCATGTCTCATCCAGATATGCTAGTTCTCAGTCTCCGAGTCAGCAGGACTTTACTCCTCTCCCTTCAATCAATGAGCGCTTGGCCTTTCTCCGGCCCTCCCGGGAGCTGCTGGAATACTACCGCAAGAAGATTGATGACTTTGATGAGGAACATGAGGATTTGGTGAAAAGGCTGGAGAGATACAAAGAAACGTATGATGAGCAGGTTAGGAAAAGTTTTTGAATTATGATGGACTATGTATCCTTAGAaaaacttaatatttttcttcagttgaaaACTCAGCACAGATGGTCTTAAGATTTACCAGTAACGTGGTAGAACTAAGCTAAGAAGTTGATTTGAGGGTTTGATTGTAAAATCTAGCTGTCTGTCCTCtgtcaaagcaaacaaacatgcCTGGAGGATATTCTTCTATTCTTAAATTATTATAGTTTGGTTATATCTTCACAGTGGgttgtttgtttctggttttttaaaattaaagcctGAGTTTAGACGTTCAGTTCCCATTTTGTCCAACTTCTTTCCCTTGTTTCTCACAGTGAAGAATGAGTGCTCTTTTGTCCAAATTTAATGGGCTTTGAGATACAGATATAATTTGTACTTACTGCAATGGAATTCATAAGCTTGGCTGTAGGCTATTAAGCAGTATACTACACAGCAAATAAATACGAATTTAAAAGAATCtccaaaacctaaaaaaaaaaaaagccttttaagaggaagaaatcTTAGAGAATATCTGTAAGATATTCAGTGCTCTGATATGCCTTACAGCATACATCTGTCTAGCagtcatatttttaattgtgaatGGCACTTTGGGAATAGAATGATCACTTCTGAGGTGATTGAGGTGCCTCCGCAAGTACTGGCCATGCTTGAAGCAGCCTGAAAGCCCTCGGGAAATATGTGGCATACAACTTACTTTCATTCAACACATGGGAAAAAGAGGGGCAGGTTCCAAAATAGTGTCTTCTCTCCTACAGGAATGGTTTTCTGAAAGGTTTGTTAGTTTTCCGCACCAGGTAGAAAATCATTAATGAAACCTAGTAACTAGCCAGATTTCTTACTACTAAACCATACGgacattttaatgtttattcttcagtaatttcttttaagagTAAGTGCTATTACAGAGGCTTTGCTAAGTTTTTGTTGACATCAGACTCCCCATACCTGTGCCACACTGACCGCCAGTGCAGAAGTGCAACCACTGGAAACTGGAGATCCTAGCTTAGGCCTTATTTGACTGTTGCATAGTGACAATGATTTTCAGGGCTCTGAAATCCCTGTTGAATcgttttttaataatttttcaataCTGCCCTCATCTGGTCGAATTTTGTAAGAGAATGAAATAATTCACTCGAACTAGCAGTTGCTCAATACCAGTTACAGGCTTGGGGCACAAGCAGTTTGAAGTTTCTAAGTGTTGCCCAATGCTGTGTATCATTTCAAGTACCTCCTTCTCTCTACCTAGCACAAATTGCAATGGGAAGTACATCAGCGAGAAGAGGAGATTGCAGAGTTGCAAAAGGCTTTGAGTGATATGCAAGTCTACCTCTTCCAGGAGAGGGAACAGGTCCTTCGTCTTTACTCAGAGAATGACCGGCTGAAAATCAGGTGTGCTGTCTTAGCTGGTGGGCTGGGTCACTGGCAGTAGCAACTGCATGCTTTATGTTCTAATTCTCATCCAGATCTGGAGTCTTCAGAGAAGCACTTATGCCGTGCTTCCCAGGGAGGGCTCCTATGAAATTGTACCAATCTTGGAGGTGGGATGCAATCTGTTGGGCTGCTAAATATGTTTCCACTTATTATTCCTCCTATTCCGATAGTAGAAGCAAGAGCAGAAGTTGAACATATTCAGATTTGAATTGTGAGTTGCCAGTTTGAATATGGAGGTTCTGATTTAAGcagactgtggtgggttgaccttgactggatgccaggtgcccaccaagctgctctatcacttcccttctcagctggacagggggagaaaaactacaacaaaaggcttgtgggtcaagatcagggcagggagagatcattcaccaattaccatcacgggcaaaacagacttgacttggggaaattcatttattaccaatcaaatcagagtaggataatgagaaataaaaacaaatcttgaaACACCTTACTGCCACCCCCCTTTCTTCCCcggctcaacttcactcccagatttTCTAACTCCTCCCACTGAGCGACacaaggggatggggaatgggggttgcagtcagttcatcacatgctgtctctgccgctgcttcctcctcactctcttcccctgctccagtgtggggtctcacccacgggagacagtccttcatgaacttctccacTGTGGGTCCTTTCTACAGCGTGCggtccttcaggaacagacacCACGCCAGCATGGCTCGCGTGCAGGGTCACAcgtcctgccagcaaacctgctccagtgtgggctccttTCTCCGTGGGTCcccaggtcctgccaggagcctgctccagcacgggcttcccatggggtcacagcctcctttgggcatccacctgctctggcgtggggtcctccacaggctgcaggtggatatctgctccactgtggacctccatggtctgcagggggacagcctgcctcaccatggtcttcaccatgggttgcaggggaatctctgaTATAGCCCTTAATgtagtttgctttaaaaacaatggACACTTACAATCTGTTGAATGAAGTATCTGAAAGGATTTTAGGTAGTTCATAACTCTGGAATGCAAATTCTTTACCACCACGTGCTATTGCTGTATCAGCCTATGTAGTATCATATTTGAAAAGAGCAATGCTCCCCAGTGCCAGCAGAATTGGTGGTGTTCTTATTGTATTGGCAACATCAGTAATGTCTTTgggagtttgtttttaaagcagtattCTCAAGAACTGCAATAGCTTGGAAAACTTGTAAGCATTAACAAGTAAACTAGAAAGACAGTGTTCCACAATGTCTTGATGTACTTAAAAATAGCAATGTGCTGACCACTTTCTTTGAATTCCAGGGAACTGgaggatagaaaaaaaattcaacatcTCCTGGCTTTAGTGGGAACAGACAGAGGAGAAGTTACATATTTTCACAAGGAGCCTCCGCATAAGGCAAGTTCCATTTGTCTGTAGAACTCTGCTTTTGATTGTAACTTGAAGATCTGTACCACAGAGGCTGACCACAGACCAGATCTGTCCCGCAAGTCAAAAGTTGCTAAATGAGTCCAAAGCAGGAGGTATCTGTAGCTCTGTAGCAACATCAGGTTTTAGTATAGCTGCTGACAGATAAGTAGCACACTGGAAGTAGGTCCTCTTAGCATCAGTCCCCTTCTACCTTCAAAGCATACTTCCAGATCAGCCTCCTAAATGTCAGATGGGAGTCTGAAGCCATCTGGCAAATGGTCATTGAGAAGTTGGAGAGAATaccacaaagagaaaaagaaaaaaaggaagtgcaGAAAATGACCAGGTGCGGTGTTTGAAGATCAGCTATCTCAGAGTGCCTGTCTCTTAGGGCCTCGGTAAAGAGTAAAGCTGTGTTGAAGTTGCTGCAGTAGTTTCCTGGGCAAGAGACTGCAGAATAGCCATCCCCTCTAGGCAATATTGTATtgcatatttcagaaataatgtcAAATTGATTAAATGGCAGTGGCTATGAAGTGCAGTGTAGTTGAACCTACTTAAAGTCAAGAATCACAAATGATTTGGACATACAGAGACTATGATGGAATATAGGATTTATCTTGGATTAAGGTGCAGAAGAGGCTGAAATATGCTGCATTGTTTGTGGTTGTTCTACACTGCCCAAGCAGTTAAAAAATCTTGCAGAAGCTTTAAAATTCCCTGATACAGGGTAGCTCTAAAATTAGGCCTATTATATAGCATCAACCTCAAGATAAGCATTGGGGTTATAACCTGCTCCCTCATGGCCTTcgtttttttttaagtgggttTCAGTTCAACAGTTGAGTTGTTTCAATAGTTTTATTGGTTAGCTTTTATTCCAGGCTTGTTCAGTAGCTTGAGTGAATGTGCTGATAAATCAAGCTTCATGTTTCTCTGTCTTGCTAAGGCAAGAAGGAgcatgaaagaaggaaataacGTAATCTTCATCttcaccttcctcctcttctctctgtcCCCAAAATGCTCCTTTTCCTGTTGAGGGTGCTGACTTTCATCCTAATGAAGCCAGCAAAGGCAGGATTACTTTCCAGTtacctttcagtgaaaaaaaaatagaggcaGAAATGGCAAAACTCAGCCATGATAAACGAAACTTTTCAATGTGGACATTACACTTGTGAATGTCTTCCTTGTCTTGTGGTAGAAGTAAGGTAATGCTGTTCTTTTGGatatttcattttactctttAAGATTTGTTCTTGACCATTGCAACTTTGGAGAAGTCAGATGTTTAGCACAGATATCTAATCTTGTTTCTGTAGGTTACTGTTCTGCAAAGGCCAGCTAAATCCAGAGAGTCACATGAACGAAATGATACTTCTAGAACAGGTACCACACCAAGCTGATGAACAGCAGCTCAGCTATTGATACTTATTTCTCTGCGTGTTTGTGTCTGGTATACCGAAATAATTCCTTACTGTGAATACTTTAGTATACCTCCATTAAGCTCCCTAAATGTATCcatgtgtacatacacatatatatgcagtACTCTTGGCTTCTCTTcgaagtcttttaaaataacctgaGCTGGCTCTCACGTCCATGATCTGCTCAGCTAAGAAAGAGGCTGGTATGACTGTGGAATGGCTGTTATGGAACTATGCAGGTACCAACTGGACAAGCACCCTTAGCCACAGCCATTCCAAGGTGTGGGGTTCTGCCTGCCTTTAGTGTAGACAGCAGTGTGGGTCTGTATGCCTACTTactgattttctcttttgaaagcaCTGCCTCTTCCAAATTGACTGAAATTAGCTAACACTCAAAACTCATTCAAGGCTTCATGCTTGTGCAACTGTgtcatctgcctcttcatcatttatttaagaaaatttaagtttGTTTTCTATATATGCCAAGAAAATTAGTAGGTTGCCTAAATATTGTGGTGTGATAGCATGGGATAAAGGTATAGGATCACCATAAGTTCTGAAactcttttcttccagctaGCCCTGCTAGAAGTCCTTGTGACTGCAGCAGTGGCAAGTTTTCTCCTGTTCTTGTAGGCCTGCCAGAACATACAGTATTTCGTGCTTGGAAAGATACTGCAGGTAGATTGGAAAACccttttctacttctgttaCATTTCTGCAATAGGCACCAAGAGGAGCatttcaaaaccagcagcaaaaggagAGAAACCAGAAGGTCCTGAGAGATATCAGAGAGATAATCAAACACTTCTACTTCAGGTAAAAACATTTGCTAAGTGATGGTCATAATTCCTGGCTGTCCAAGAAATTATGATAGACAAATATGCTGTCTGCTTAGATAAGATGTAGACATACCAATTTTATCAGTCCCCACGTCTTACTATAGATTCCCACCTTCTATCTGTTTACTTAGCTGTTTCTTTGCGATGAATGTAAGCTTAGATTTAAGAACTTGCATCTGATTCTGGAAGCTTTACGTAAGTAGATGTTCCAGTAATGTCAGCTGGAATATGTTGCCCTTAAATACAGAAGGTGTAATTGATATTATCTCCTGTAATTTGATTGTGCCTATGAATTTACATTAAACACACAGAAGATTCTGCAGGGTTGGATATTTTGTGGAAGTCTGACAAAAGCAATGTGTCTGAGATGGAATTGGGCAGCCCTGAGAAGATGCAGTAGTACAATGACATGTTCCCTTTGCTAGACTTCAGTGAAAGATAGGGTGTAGACAGCATGACAGAATGAAAGATAAAATGTACAGAATCATGAATTGGGGAAGATACCAGAAGCTGTGTGTAAAGCATGAGGAAGTATGAgtcaagaaaagcaaattaaagagCAAATTTGTACAGCAgatagtttgggtttttttgttttttttttttttttttttaaagttttgttgttgttcgAGGGCAGTGGTGACTGACCTAGTAGCCAGTTAGCTGTCTAACAACATTTATTCTGGAGCAAGAGCATTATACAAAATTGTCATAAAAATAAGCTATCTAAATACATGCAAAGTTTTTTCAGATAGTTTCTTACACATAGGCCAGATGCATATTTTTCAATTGCTTGTTCCAATTTGTCTCCCTGACTATGTGCCCTAGATCAAGATTCTTTGCATCCCTCTCCTTCACTCATCTTGTTTACATTTAGTAATTCATTCTGGTtgagtaatttcttttgttcaagATATGTGGACTTGCTGCCTTCCTAGAATTTAGGGGGTATTTTTATATCACCGTTTCATCGGAAGATGGTAGCACAGGGACAGAAGTGTCTCTGCATATTCCAAAGGATTTGTCACATCCTTTGTGCAATTTAAATCTTTCCAATATCTTCGATCTATTGTTGCTGCTTATAATATGCCTGTCTTGCCTttagcatgatttttttcttaaaatgttttagctgtttGAAATACttagcattaaaacaaaaataaaaatttgagaAATTAGAACTCTCAAAGGTATTATGGGGTAGAGTCTTTGAGCTGAATCTTGGAATTTAAGAGACTTGCAAGGACAGGAGCAGAGTTGCTGTGAGGTCTTATTCAGTAATGTGTTTGTTTACTTATTCAGGTGGAGGCCCTGCAAGCTCAGATAGAAGAACAGACACGATTATCCAAGGAACAGGTTGAGGCACTACTAGAGGACAGGCGGATTCACATGGAGGAAGCCCAGCTCCAGCATCAGAGGGACCAGGACAAGATCAAAACTATAACAGATAAGTGAGTGTGAGAGAATAACCATGATGTAGTCATGAGATGAGAAGAGAGGGGAacaatagaaatattttggctttCAGTATGTTGcttcctgcagcaggcagaaaagcaaattgTGAGCCCTCTCTTTGGTAGCGTGTGTGGAAGAAGATGGAGTAATCTACATACTAAAAATCCTATTTCACATTGGAAGAATATCACTTCTTTCATTAGATAAGAAGAGCTAAACTCATTAGGAAAACACCTATCTTTCTTCCATGCTTCTTCCAACTTGCAATGATCACTGGGGAAATTAAGGTAGGAACTAGGAAAGAAGTTAATTAACTCCACTGCGATCCCTTTTTACAGACTCCATAAGACCCAAAATCTCTTATATGAGAGTACCCGTGACTTTCTTCAGCTCAAGTTTGATGCCCGAGCCAATGAGAAAGCATGGATGGCAGAGAAGGACAGTCTGCTGAGGAAACTTGACAAAGATCTGGATCAGCTTACTATCAGTAGGGAgccaggaaggaagaagaagcaGAGAGATACCAAGAAGATGCTTCGAGCAGATGATGGAGCTTGGAAACTccagagcagagaaataaagGTAATTTGTTTTTGTCCTAGGTAGAGGCTCTTTAACAACAGTTTTTGACTAGAAAATTGGAAGCATCTGGGTTTTGCCTAGATAGGCAGTAGCTAGCAGCTGTTTCAAAGCTGTAGTGGCTTGCCATGACTTACGGTAGCACTTCACTGTCAGTTTCTCTTATGCCCAGGACAATTCCTTACTTCTGCAAGCTGTGTGATATGTGGGCCAACAGTTCTTAACCTGCTTGTTGCACATGCCTTTCTTTTAGTGTAAATGGTCTCAGCTAATGGACTTAGAATGCAGTGTCTATATGTTCCTTGCTGCTGTTGGGGGAGAATAAGTCCTTTCAATAGATGTGCCCCAGCTCTTCTACGGTAGTCAGGATTTTATTTCCACTTCAGGTATACTTCCAGTGAGAAGTTGGGAGATCTGAAGTGGGTAAACAGGCAATAAGGAATTGGAAAGTAAACAAGTAATAGGGAATTGTTTT contains the following coding sequences:
- the CCDC77 gene encoding coiled-coil domain-containing protein 77, whose translation is MSATDCSPGSSPRSRRLATPHVSSRYASSQSPSQQDFTPLPSINERLAFLRPSRELLEYYRKKIDDFDEEHEDLVKRLERYKETYDEQHKLQWEVHQREEEIAELQKALSDMQVYLFQEREQVLRLYSENDRLKIRELEDRKKIQHLLALVGTDRGEVTYFHKEPPHKVTVLQRPAKSRESHERNDTSRTGTKRSISKPAAKGEKPEGPERYQRDNQTLLLQVEALQAQIEEQTRLSKEQVEALLEDRRIHMEEAQLQHQRDQDKIKTITDKLHKTQNLLYESTRDFLQLKFDARANEKAWMAEKDSLLRKLDKDLDQLTISREPGRKKKQRDTKKMLRADDGAWKLQSREIKSLQEQLMQEQRLSNMYREQCVTLEGELARIREEGDVGRELFKERSEKMGKRLKLMTQRYEALEKRRNMEVEGFKNDIKQLRQKLKDVEKQLFMVTLNIGPDQDLAILHEVRQGNRLTHKIQGELKNLKAKIYGLENELRVC